One Turneriella parva DSM 21527 genomic region harbors:
- the hfq gene encoding RNA chaperone Hfq: MTKNNLQDFILNQIRKEKMGITIYLSNGVPIKGRVVSFDNFTIVLEHDHKQTLVYKHAVTTISPEKPIKLHNPEAGSEDE; the protein is encoded by the coding sequence ATGACCAAAAATAACCTGCAAGATTTCATATTGAACCAGATTCGCAAAGAGAAAATGGGCATCACCATCTATCTTTCGAACGGGGTGCCGATCAAGGGCAGGGTGGTCAGCTTTGACAATTTCACGATCGTGCTCGAGCACGACCACAAGCAGACGCTTGTCTACAAGCACGCGGTGACGACAATTTCGCCTGAAAAGCCGATAAAACTGCATAATCCCGAAGCCGGCTCTGAGGATGAATAG